In Diabrotica undecimpunctata isolate CICGRU chromosome 4, icDiaUnde3, whole genome shotgun sequence, a single genomic region encodes these proteins:
- the LOC140438018 gene encoding LOW QUALITY PROTEIN: uncharacterized protein (The sequence of the model RefSeq protein was modified relative to this genomic sequence to represent the inferred CDS: inserted 2 bases in 1 codon; deleted 1 base in 1 codon; substituted 1 base at 1 genomic stop codon) gives MGNAGVFLEEPVLADEDNRSSPAPSLSFCEPNVQKTLEEVIDQVCGIDDEDKGYLQYPGNEEAFDDSDSDPDYIRESDTDSDNDISKKKLQKDTTALIAHESGREILKNKPGRKSLKNETRLIQPVLADEDDRSSPAPSLSFCEPNVRKTLEEVIDQVCGIDDEDKGYLEYPGNEEAFDDSDADPDYIRESDTESDNDISKKKLQKDTTALIAHESGREILKNKPGRKSLKNETRLIREERKQNRNLGLSYTTKSGKVIKARTCQELLSCRLKCKDRITEEKRQEIFKEYWSLASFNKRVYFLPLNGQLLVNVCQSCFLKTFNETKRFLTDVTKKKISSASAMPHDDLRGLAPPSNKTPEQDIQLVRVHIGSIPTYESHYCRRDSSKIYLPHYYTLTRMYEEYKKWLLHEKTPVSKFKYXEVFHSMEIKIKQTKKDTCATCDKYHMLLKTTKDAQKMQEIQNLLDNHQQEASNAYEAKRIDKNAALENESKIIYTFDLQQCLPTPDLQTSIAFYKRQLWTFNLRLQRFNDNQAMCFMWHEGVAGRGANQITSCLYKQISHISPEIKEITLYSDTCAGQNKNLLLPAMFMMVLKENPNLSYINHKFLVPGHTRMECDSDHAIIKKKKKRYPCSIEHPRDWMNLVRLCGNKRTFLVTEMCRSDFXFSSLYKNVLQQRKITNLGEKVMWKQMKWLRFSQNPGVLKYKSSLNVDEPFKSVCFLRKGNMWPKNIKIPLSYKGPNPINIDKKKNSIELLPYISETFHDFYRNLTTKKDIPNTLFEDENSSDEESVHTEIEIFKN, from the exons ATGGGCAATGCGGGTGTTTTCCTTGAAGAACCTGTCTTAGCAGATGAAGATAATAGATCAAGTCCTGCACCTTCACTGTCCTTCTGTGAACCGAATGTTCAAAAGACTTTGGAAGAAGTTATTGATCAAGTATGTGGGATTGATGATGAGGACAAAGGTTATCTGCAATATCCAGGTAATGAGGAGGCGTTTGATGATAGTGACTCGGACCCAGATTATATACGAGAAAGTGACACCGACTCCGATAATGACATCTCAAAGAAAAAGCTGCAAAAAGATACAACAGCACTTATTGCACATGAGTCAGGAAgagaaatcttaaaaaataaaccTGGACGAAAATCGCTAAAAAATGAAACTAGGCTAATTC AACCTGTCTTAGCAGATGAAGATGATAGATCAAGTCCTGCACCTTCACTGTCCTTCTGTGAACCGAATGTTCGAAAGACTTTGGAAGAAGTTATTGATCAAGTATGTGGGATTGATGATGAGGACAAAGGTTATCTGGAATATCCAGGTAATGAGGAGGCGTTTGATGATAGTGACGCGGACCCAGATTATATACGAGAAAGTGATACCGAATCCGATAATGACATCTCAAAGAAAAAGCTGCAAAAAGATACAACAGCACTTATTGCACATGAGTCAGGAAgagaaatcttaaaaaataaaccTGGACGAAAATCGCTAAAAAATGAAACTAGGCTAATTCGTGAGGAACGAAAGCAGAACAGAAACCTGGGGTTATCGTACACTACGAAAAGTGGGAAGGTTATAAAAGCACGGACATGTCAGGAGCTATTAAGTTGCCGCTTAAAATGCAAAGACAGGATAACTGAAGAAAAACGACAGgaaattttcaaagaatattGGTCTTTAGCGAGCTTTAACAAACGCGTGTATTTTTTACCACTAAATGGTCAACTACTAGTTAACGTTTGTCAAAGTTGTTTTCTAAAAACTTTTAACGAAACAAAACGGTTTCTAACCGATGtgacaaaaaaaaagatttcTTCAGCTTCTGCAATGCCACATGATGATTTGCGAGGTCTTGCTCCACCATCTAACAAAACTCCCGAACAAGATATTCAATTAGTAAGAGTTCACATTGGATCAATCCCAACGTATGAGAGTCACTATTGTCGTCGTGACTCATCAAAGATATATCTTCCTCATTACTATACCTTGACAAGAATGTATGAAGAATACAAAAAATGGCTACTTCACGAGAAAACCCCAGTATCGAAATTCAAATATTAAGAAGTATTCCATTCCAtggaaataaaaatcaaacagaCTAAAAAGGATACCTGCGCTACATGCGATAAATATCATATGCTCCTGAAAACAACTAAAGATGCACAAAAAATGCAAGAAATTCAAAATCTTCTTGATAATCACCAACAAGAAGCATCAAACGCTTATGAGGCTAAGCGTATAGATAAAAATGCTGCGTTAGAAAATGAATCAAAAATCATTTATACGTTTGATTTGCAACAGTGTCTCCCCACACCTGATCTTCAGACTTCAATAGCATTCTATAAAAGGCAGTTGTGGACCTTTAATTTAAGATTACAAAGATTTAATGATAATCAAGCAATGTGTTTTATGTGGCATGAGGGCGTAGCTGGACGGGGTGCAAATCAGATTACGTCATGCTTATACAAGCAGATTTCACATATTTCACCTGAAATAAAAGAGATCACCTTATATTCTGATACGTGTGCAGGACAAAACAAGAATTTACTTCTACCTGCAATGTTCATGATGGTTTTAAAAGAGAATCCCAATCTATCATACATTAACCACAAATTTCTTGTTCCTGGTCACACCCGCATGGAGTGTGATTCAGATCACgcaattataaag aaaaaaaagaaaagatatccATGTTCGATAGAACACCCAAGAGACTGGATGAATTTGGTAAGACTATGTGGAAATAAGCGAACTTTTTTAGTTACTGAAATGTGCAGAtcggattt cttttcttctttgtatAAGAATGTCCTTCAACAAAGAAAAATTACCAACTTAGGAGAAAAAGTCATGTGGAAACAAATGAAATGGTTGAGATTTTCACAGAATCCTGGTGTCCTTAAATACAAAAGTAGCTTAAATGTAGACGAACCATTTAAAAGCGTGTGTTTTTTAAGAAAAGGTAATATGTGgcctaaaaacataaaaattcctCTGTCATATAAAGGTCCCAATCCAATAAACATCGATAAAAAAAAGAACTCGATAGAGCTATTGCCTTATATTTCAGAAACATTTCAtgatttttatagaaatttaacTACGAAGAAGGATATACCAAATACGTTATTCGAGGATGAAAATAGTAGTGACGAGGAGAGTGTACACacagaaattgaaatttttaaaaattaa